One stretch of Rattus norvegicus strain BN/NHsdMcwi chromosome 12, GRCr8, whole genome shotgun sequence DNA includes these proteins:
- the Mcemp1 gene encoding mast cell-expressed membrane protein 1 isoform X1, with translation MWGTTVVLAGTGKEVGLVLSGQPDQPAYLVGMCGQWGGPGPKAVVIYMNQPRRMQASASQEKNRRKPGHSEGAPSVPAPSRGAHNPEYENIAFRNRDQPKPSQSTPPQQVKFKPSPDTAQVPPWLHRSIMMLYVLLALVFLFCIILSALALVKNFQMSKELWTLKEELSNVSNTVWNIQTLQNQQKSIWEAVQRDIREAKSSLGTVKSSIQTGNDRLKTVPEDITQIKKTLEALEKKIQPKPSK, from the exons atgtGGGGCACGACTGTAGTCCTTGCTGGGACGGGGAAAGAGGTGGGTCTGGTGCTTTCTGGCCAGCCGGACCAGCCAGCATATTTG GTGGGGATGTGTGGACAGTGGGGAGGTCCAGGGCCCAAGGCTGTGGTAATCTACATGAATCAACCCAGAAGAATGCAGGCGTCGGCCTCCCAGGAAAAGAACCGGAGGAAGCCAGGCCATAGTGAAG GGGCTCCGTCCGTGCCTGCACCCTCCAGAG GTGCTCACAATCCTGAGTATGAGAACATAGCCTTCAGAAACAGGGACCAGCCCAAACCCAGCCAATCGACACCCCCACAACAAG TCAAGTTCAAGCCGTCCCCGGACACAGCCCAGGTCCCCCCTTGGTTGCACAGAAGCATCATGATGCTGTATGTTCTCCTCGCTCTCGTCTTTTTATTCTGCATCATCCTCTCTGCCTTGGCCCTGGTGAAAA ACTTTCAAATGTCCAAGGAGCTGTGGACTTTGAAAGAAGAGCTTTCGAATG TTTCAAACACGGTGTGGAACATACAGACTCTCCAGAACCAGCAAAAGAGTATTTGGGAAGCTGTTCAGAGAGACATCAGGGAGGCCAAGAGTAGCCTTGGCACGGTCAAGAGCAGCATCCAGACCGGAAATGACAGGCTGAAGACAGTGCCAGAAG ATATAACCCAAATCAAGAAAACCCTTGAGGCGCTGGAGAAGAAGATACAGCCCA AGCCCAGTAAATGA
- the Mcemp1 gene encoding mast cell-expressed membrane protein 1 isoform X2, whose translation MCGQWGGPGPKAVVIYMNQPRRMQASASQEKNRRKPGHSEGAPSVPAPSRGAHNPEYENIAFRNRDQPKPSQSTPPQQVKFKPSPDTAQVPPWLHRSIMMLYVLLALVFLFCIILSALALVKNFQMSKELWTLKEELSNVSNTVWNIQTLQNQQKSIWEAVQRDIREAKSSLGTVKSSIQTGNDRLKTVPEDITQIKKTLEALEKKIQPKPSK comes from the exons ATGTGTGGACAGTGGGGAGGTCCAGGGCCCAAGGCTGTGGTAATCTACATGAATCAACCCAGAAGAATGCAGGCGTCGGCCTCCCAGGAAAAGAACCGGAGGAAGCCAGGCCATAGTGAAG GGGCTCCGTCCGTGCCTGCACCCTCCAGAG GTGCTCACAATCCTGAGTATGAGAACATAGCCTTCAGAAACAGGGACCAGCCCAAACCCAGCCAATCGACACCCCCACAACAAG TCAAGTTCAAGCCGTCCCCGGACACAGCCCAGGTCCCCCCTTGGTTGCACAGAAGCATCATGATGCTGTATGTTCTCCTCGCTCTCGTCTTTTTATTCTGCATCATCCTCTCTGCCTTGGCCCTGGTGAAAA ACTTTCAAATGTCCAAGGAGCTGTGGACTTTGAAAGAAGAGCTTTCGAATG TTTCAAACACGGTGTGGAACATACAGACTCTCCAGAACCAGCAAAAGAGTATTTGGGAAGCTGTTCAGAGAGACATCAGGGAGGCCAAGAGTAGCCTTGGCACGGTCAAGAGCAGCATCCAGACCGGAAATGACAGGCTGAAGACAGTGCCAGAAG ATATAACCCAAATCAAGAAAACCCTTGAGGCGCTGGAGAAGAAGATACAGCCCA AGCCCAGTAAATGA
- the Mcemp1 gene encoding mast cell-expressed membrane protein 1 isoform X3 yields the protein MCGQWGGPGPKAVVIYMNQPRRMQASASQEKNRRKPGHSEGAHNPEYENIAFRNRDQPKPSQSTPPQQVKFKPSPDTAQVPPWLHRSIMMLYVLLALVFLFCIILSALALVKNFQMSKELWTLKEELSNVSNTVWNIQTLQNQQKSIWEAVQRDIREAKSSLGTVKSSIQTGNDRLKTVPEDITQIKKTLEALEKKIQPKPSK from the exons ATGTGTGGACAGTGGGGAGGTCCAGGGCCCAAGGCTGTGGTAATCTACATGAATCAACCCAGAAGAATGCAGGCGTCGGCCTCCCAGGAAAAGAACCGGAGGAAGCCAGGCCATAGTGAAG GTGCTCACAATCCTGAGTATGAGAACATAGCCTTCAGAAACAGGGACCAGCCCAAACCCAGCCAATCGACACCCCCACAACAAG TCAAGTTCAAGCCGTCCCCGGACACAGCCCAGGTCCCCCCTTGGTTGCACAGAAGCATCATGATGCTGTATGTTCTCCTCGCTCTCGTCTTTTTATTCTGCATCATCCTCTCTGCCTTGGCCCTGGTGAAAA ACTTTCAAATGTCCAAGGAGCTGTGGACTTTGAAAGAAGAGCTTTCGAATG TTTCAAACACGGTGTGGAACATACAGACTCTCCAGAACCAGCAAAAGAGTATTTGGGAAGCTGTTCAGAGAGACATCAGGGAGGCCAAGAGTAGCCTTGGCACGGTCAAGAGCAGCATCCAGACCGGAAATGACAGGCTGAAGACAGTGCCAGAAG ATATAACCCAAATCAAGAAAACCCTTGAGGCGCTGGAGAAGAAGATACAGCCCA AGCCCAGTAAATGA
- the Mcemp1 gene encoding mast cell-expressed membrane protein 1, producing the protein MQASASQEKNRRKPGHSEGAHNPEYENIAFRNRDQPKPSQSTPPQQVKFKPSPDTAQVPPWLHRSIMMLYVLLALVFLFCIILSALALVKNFQMSKELWTLKEELSNVSNTVWNIQTLQNQQKSIWEAVQRDIREAKSSLGTVKSSIQTGNDRLKTVPEDITQIKKTLEALEKKIQPKPSK; encoded by the exons ATGCAGGCGTCGGCCTCCCAGGAAAAGAACCGGAGGAAGCCAGGCCATAGTGAAG GTGCTCACAATCCTGAGTATGAGAACATAGCCTTCAGAAACAGGGACCAGCCCAAACCCAGCCAATCGACACCCCCACAACAAG TCAAGTTCAAGCCGTCCCCGGACACAGCCCAGGTCCCCCCTTGGTTGCACAGAAGCATCATGATGCTGTATGTTCTCCTCGCTCTCGTCTTTTTATTCTGCATCATCCTCTCTGCCTTGGCCCTGGTGAAAA ACTTTCAAATGTCCAAGGAGCTGTGGACTTTGAAAGAAGAGCTTTCGAATG TTTCAAACACGGTGTGGAACATACAGACTCTCCAGAACCAGCAAAAGAGTATTTGGGAAGCTGTTCAGAGAGACATCAGGGAGGCCAAGAGTAGCCTTGGCACGGTCAAGAGCAGCATCCAGACCGGAAATGACAGGCTGAAGACAGTGCCAGAAG ATATAACCCAAATCAAGAAAACCCTTGAGGCGCTGGAGAAGAAGATACAGCCCA AGCCCAGTAAATGA